The Blautia luti nucleotide sequence AGTACATTTTGAAACATTTGACATTATTGAAAGTGAGAAAACAAAAGGTGAGATCTTTGTTTCACCGGATATTGCAATCTGTGAAGAATGCAAAGAAGAAATGTTTGATCCGAAAAACCGACGGTATCTGCATCCGTTCATCAACTGCACCTGCTGTGGTCCAAGACTTACGATTCTGGATGCACTGCCGTATGACCGGGAACGCACAAGCATGAAAGAATTTCCCATGTGCCCGGATTGTGCGAAAGAATATTTCGATGAGAAAACAAGGCGTTATGATGCGCAGCCGGTGTGTTGCAATGAATGTGGACCGGAGGTGTATCTGATCGGAAGATCCGAACGGGGACGAGATGCAATTACATATACACGTCGAATGATCAGCGAAGGCAAGATTGTGGCAATCAAAGGAATCGGAGGTTTTCATCTGTGCTGTGATGCGACAAATGAAGAAGCAGTTAAACGTCTGAGAACATTAAAGAAACGTCCTGCCAAGCCTTTTGCAGTGATGGCAAAGGATGAATCGGTGGTAAAACGGGAATGCATTGTGACACCGGAGCAGGAGACAATACTTACCGGACATCAGAAACCAATCCTGCTACTGGACAGAAAAAACAGCGGCAGGCTGGCAGATTCTGTAGCACCGGGAAATCCGAAAGTTGGAGTGATGCTTCCCTATGCACCAGTGCAGTTATTGATTTTTCAGTATGATGATGGGATTAAAATGCCGGATGTTCTGGTGATGACCAGTGGGAACACCTCTGGAGCTCCAATCTGTCGTGAGGATAAAGAAGCAGTTGATGAATTGTCGCATTTATGTGATGCGATGCTTTCACATAATCGAAAAATCAGGATCAGGGCAGATGATACGGTAATGGATTTCTATAAAAATAAGCCATACATGATCCGGCGTTCCAGAGGCTATGCACCGTTGCCGTTTATGACATCAACAGACTGGAAAGGACAGGTACTTGCCGTTGGTGGAGAGTTGAAAAATACTTTTTGTATCGGTGTGGACAGTCGTTTTTATCCGTCTCCATATGTGGGAGATCTGGAAGATCTGAGAACAGTAAAGGCATTGCAGGAGACAATTCACCGTTTTCAGACATTACTGGAAGTAAAGCCGCAGGCGGTGGTCTGTGATTTGCATCCAAAGTACAATTCTACAGTGGTTGCGAAGGAATTTGGCTATCCGATGATTCAGGTGCAGCATCATTATGCGCACATCTTATCCTGCATGACAGAAAATGACTGCCAGGAACCGGTTATAGGAGTTGCTTTTGATGGAACTGGATATGGAACGGACGGTACGATCTGGGGTGGAGAGATTCTGCTGGCAGATTATGAGGATTTTACAAGATTTGGAAGTATTACCCCGTTTTTGCAGATTGGCGGTGATGCTTCTGCGAAAGAGGGTTGGCGTATTGCGGTATCTATGATCTATGGATATACGAAAGACCGCGAACAGGCGTGGGAGATTATTGAAAAACTTGGTCTTTGCACT carries:
- the hypF gene encoding carbamoyltransferase HypF, which encodes MNKEEITWRIRVYGIVQGVGFRPTVSRHATTHGIRGTVCNKGPYVEIYAQGTKEQVEGFLNELKEHPPKRAAILKINTEDITAETTVHFETFDIIESEKTKGEIFVSPDIAICEECKEEMFDPKNRRYLHPFINCTCCGPRLTILDALPYDRERTSMKEFPMCPDCAKEYFDEKTRRYDAQPVCCNECGPEVYLIGRSERGRDAITYTRRMISEGKIVAIKGIGGFHLCCDATNEEAVKRLRTLKKRPAKPFAVMAKDESVVKRECIVTPEQETILTGHQKPILLLDRKNSGRLADSVAPGNPKVGVMLPYAPVQLLIFQYDDGIKMPDVLVMTSGNTSGAPICREDKEAVDELSHLCDAMLSHNRKIRIRADDTVMDFYKNKPYMIRRSRGYAPLPFMTSTDWKGQVLAVGGELKNTFCIGVDSRFYPSPYVGDLEDLRTVKALQETIHRFQTLLEVKPQAVVCDLHPKYNSTVVAKEFGYPMIQVQHHYAHILSCMTENDCQEPVIGVAFDGTGYGTDGTIWGGEILLADYEDFTRFGSITPFLQIGGDASAKEGWRIAVSMIYGYTKDREQAWEIIEKLGLCTEQESKVQFTMADRKINAVISTSLGRLFDAVSAILGIRRQSSFEGEASMALEFAAEAYEPQDMETVENPTGNENLDKMVYKNEERFILNTRMLIQYIVEEKMQGSDSGRLAYLFHQVLAEQITAVCIEARNSSGRNKVVLSGGVFQNRLLLRLTEERLVQEGFEVLRHHMIPPNDGGIAIGQAAYGMWHLNNNIWVNRRI